From a single Glycine soja cultivar W05 chromosome 19, ASM419377v2, whole genome shotgun sequence genomic region:
- the LOC114399023 gene encoding BTB/POZ and MATH domain-containing protein 2-like has translation MGKILRENAKPSANSSSAYPSAAPATTSSTSVTETVRGSHQFKITGYSLSKGIGIGKYMASDVFSVGGYNWAIYFYPDGKSVEDNATYVSLFIALASEGTDVRALFELTLLDQSGKERHKVHSHFERTLESGPYTLKYRGSMWGYKRFFKRTALETSDYLKDDCLSVNCSVGVVRSHTEGPKIYTIAIPPSSIGQKFGQLLESGKGSDVNFEVNGDIFAAHKLVLAARSPVFRAQLFGPMKDQNTQRIKVEDMEAPVFKALLHFIYWDSLPDMQELTGLNSKWASTLMAQHLLAAADRYGLERLRLMCEASLCEDVAINTVATTLALAEQHHCFQLKAVCLKFIATSENLRAVMQTDGFEYLKESCPSVLTELLEYVARFTEHSDIMCKHRNEALLDGSDINGRRVKQRL, from the exons ATGGGTAAGATTCTCCGAGAAAACGCGAAGCCGTCGGCAAATTCCTCATCGGCGTACCCCTCTGCGGCGCCCGCCACCACTTCGTCGACATCGGTGACGGAGACGGTGAGGGGGTCACACCAGTTCAAGATCACGGGGTACTCGCTCTCGAAGGGGATCGGGATTGGGAAGTACATGGCCTCCGACGTGTTTTCTGTCGGAGGGTACAATTGGGCGATTTATTTCTACCCCGATGGGAAGAGCGTGGAGGACAATGCAACCTACGTGTCGCTCTTCATCGCGCTGGCCAGCGAAGGCACCGATGTTAGGGCACTTTTCGAGTTGACCCTTTTGGATCAGAGTGGGAAGGAGAGGCACAAGGTGCATAGCCATTTCGAGAGGACTCTTGAAAGCGGGCCTTACACCTTAAAATACCGCGGTAGTATGTG GGGTTACAAGCGGTTTTTCAAGAGAACAGCTCTAGAGACATCAGACTACCTTAAAGATGATTGTCTGTCTGTGAATTGTAGTGTTGGTGTTGTGAGGTCACACACGGAAGGTCCGAAAATCTATACCATAGCAATACCTCCTTCTAGCATTGGTCAGAAATTTGGACAACTGCTGGAAAGTGGTAAAGGCAGTGATGTAAATTTTGAAGTTAATGGTGATATTTTTGCTGCACATAAATTGGTACTAGCAGCTCGTTCACCTGTTTTCAGAGCACAGCTTTTTGGTCCTATGAAAGATCAGAATACCCAGCGTATTAAAGTTGAAGACATGGAGGCTCCAGTTTTCAAG gCATTGCTTCATTTTATATACTGGGACTCACTACCAGACATGCAAGAGCTTACTGGGTTGAACTCAAAATGGGCATCAACCTTGATGGCTCAGCATCTTCTAGCAGCAGCTGATCGATATGGCTTAGAGAGACTTAGGCTGATGTGTGAAGCGAGTCTCTGTGAAGATGTTGCTATTAATACTGTGGCTACAACTCTAGCCTTGGCAGAGCAGCACCATTGTTTCCAACTGAAAGCTGTCTGTCTCAAGTTTATTGCTACCTCTGAAAATCTTAGAG CTGTGATGCAAACTGACGGATTTGAGTACTTGAAGGAAAGCTGCCCATCTGTTCTGACTGAGCTATTGGAGTACGTGGCCAGATTTACTGAGCATTCGGACATCATGTGCAAGCATAGGAATGAAGCATTACTTGATGGCAGTGACATAAATGGGAGGCGGGTGAAGCAAAGGCTCTAA
- the LOC114400126 gene encoding isoamylase 2, chloroplastic-like, whose protein sequence is MAILAPRFSFSVIPRNHHKLKRSFSHKPFIQRKQLWHQLGLQSLVSPFSLNPTSSKLCATSRLSIEETEQQIGTLTRPEDLKGSLAYLFRTETGGGLVKVHVTRRNDRYSVYIEISSLDISGGVGEALLLCWGVYRSDSSCFVDLDTIGLSENAAMGMNVSPLVQNSDGKFAIELEFDAKHVPLYLSFFLMSSLDSGLEIRSHRRTNFCMPVGSLPGYPCPLGVSYSPDGSVNFSIFSRHAESVVLCLYDENGVEKPALELDLDPYVNRTGDIWHVSFESAKGFVSYGYRCRRGVLKKNKDDGFAEHVVLDPYAKIVGNSYPDGVGLVKNLGCLRKEPFFDWGGDRHPDLSMEKLVVYRLNVKRFTQHESSQLPSGLAGTFTGLAKKVQHFKDLGVNAVLLEPVFTFDEKKGPYFPCHFFSLMHIYGPSGGPVSAIAAMKEMVKTMHANGIEVLVEVVFSNTAEIGAIQGIDDSSYYYANGVGGLKVQSALNCNYPIVQNLILDSLRHWVTEFHIDGFSFINASHLLRGFHGEYLSRPPLVEAIAFDPVLSKTKIIADCWDPHGMVAKEIRFPHWMRWAEMNTHFCNDVRNFLRGQNLLSDLATRLCGSGDIFSGGRGPGFSFNYIARNFGVSLVDLVSFSSVDELSWNCGAEGPTNNTAVLERRLKQIRNFLFILFVSLGVPVLNMGDECGQSSGGFTAYDGIKPFSWSALKTGFGKQTSEFIFFLSSLRKRRSYLLQRRSFLKEENIEWYGSDGDPPRWEDPSCKFLAMILKAEVTEFLESSVSSDISGDLFIAFNATDHPETAVLPLPPEGMSWYRLVDTALPFPGFFSTSGEVVPEQTEGLFTYQVKSYSCTLFEANNRTI, encoded by the coding sequence ATGGCAATTCTCGCGCCACGCTTTTCATTCTCAGTGATTCCTCGGAATCACCACAAACTCAAACGCTCTTTTTCTCACAAACCCTTTATCCAAAGGAAGCAGCTTTGGCACCAACTTGGATTGCAAAGCCTCGTTTCCCCCTTTTCCCTTAACCCCACTTCTTCAAAATTGTGTGCCACGTCACGGTTGTCCATTGAGGAAACGGAGCAGCAAATCGGAACCTTGACCCGACCCGAAGACCTAAAAGGGTCATTGGCGTATCTGTTTAGGACTGAAACTGGTGGCGGTTTGGTGAAAGTTCATGTCACAAGGAGAAATGATAGGTATTCTGTTTACATTGAGATTTCTTCGTTGGATATAAGTGGCGGTGTTGGTGAAGCGCTTTTGTTGTGTTGGGGTGTGTATAGAAGTGATTCATCGTGTTTTGTGGATCTGGATACGATAGGTTTGAGTGAAAATGCGGCAATGGGGATGAATGTTAGTCCCTTGGTGCAAAATTCTGATGGAAAGTTTGCAATTGAGTTGGAATTTGATGCCAAGCATGTTCCTTTGTACTTGTCGTTTTTCTTGATGTCGTCTTTGGATTCAGGGTTGGAGATCAGAAGCCATAGGAGAACGAATTTTTGCATGCCGGTTGGGTCGCTTCCTGGGTACCCTTGTCCTTTGGGGGTCTCTTATTCTCCTGATGGGTCTGtgaatttttctattttctctaGACATGCTGAGAGTGTGGTTTTGTGCTTGTATGATGAGAATGGCGTGGAGAAGCCTGCTTTGGAGCTTGATTTGGATCCTTATGTGAATAGGACAGGTGATATCTGGCATGTCTCGTTTGAGAGTGCTAAGGGTTTTGTGAGCTATGGTTATCGCTGCAGACGGGGTGTTCTTAAGAAGAACAAGGATGATGGTTTTGCTGAGCATGTTGTTTTGGATCCGTATGCTAAGATTGTTGGGAACTCTTATCCTGATGGTGTTGGAttagtgaagaatcttggaTGTTTGAGGAAGGAACCTTTTTTTGATTGGGGTGGTGATCGTCATCCGGATTTGTCCATGGAGAAACTAGTGGTTTATAGGTTGAATGTGAAGCGCTTTACGCAACACGAGTCCAGCCAACTTCCAAGTGGCTTAGCTGGGACCTTTACTGGTTTGGCTAAGAAGGTGCAGCATTTTAAAGATCTAGGAGTGAACGCCGTTCTGCTGGAGCCGGTTTTCACGTTTGATGAGAAAAAGGGACCATATTTTCCTTGCCACTTTTTCTCTCTGATGCACATTTATGGACCATCTGGTGGTCCTGTATCTGCTATTGCCGCTATGAAAGAGATGGTTAAAACTATGCATGCCAATGGGATAGAAGTTCTTGTGGAAGTTGTTTTCTCCAATACCGCAGAGATTGGTGCTATACAGGGAATTGATGACTCGTCCTACTATTATGCAAATGGAGTTGGTGGTTTGAAGGTGCAGAGTGCTTTGAACTGTAACTATCCTATAGTGCAAAATTTGATTCTGGATAGTCTTCGGCATTGGGTGACTGAGTTTCACATTGATGGCTTCTCTTTCATAAATGCTTCACACCTGCTGAGGGGATTTCATGGGGAGTACTTGTCTAGACCTCCATTAGTTGAAGCAATTGCTTTTGACCCAGTACTCTCCAAGACTAAAATCATTGCAGATTGTTGGGATCCCCATGGCATGGTAGCAAAGGAAATTCGCTTTCCTCATTGGATGAGATGGGCTGAAATGAATACACATTTTTGTAATGATGTGAGGAACTTTTTAAGGGGTCAAAATCTTCTTAGCGACCTGGCAACAAGACTCTGTGGGAGTGGGGACATTTTTTCTGGTGGACGAGGCCCTGGATTCTCTTTTAATTACATTGCCAGGAACTTTGGAGTTTCTCTTGTGGACTTAGTTAGCTTCAGCAGTGTGGATGAATTAAGTTGGAATTGTGGAGCAGAAGGACCTACTAACAACACTGCTGTTCTTGAAAGACGACTCAAGCAAATCCGTAATTTCCTCTTCATCTTGTTTGTGTCATTAGGAGTACCTGTTCTGAACATGGGAGATGAATGTGGCCAGTCTTCTGGTGGTTTTACTGCATATGATGGTATAAAGCCTTTCAGTTGGAGTGCTTTGAAAACAGGCTTTGGTAAACAAACCTCagaattcattttctttttaagttcATTGAGAAAGAGGAGGAGCTATCTTCTTCAGAGGAGGAGcttcttaaaagaagaaaacattGAATGGTATGGAAGTGATGGGGATCCACCAAGATGGGAAGACCCATCCTGCAAGTTCCTGGCAATGATTTTGAAGGCTGAAGTAACGGAGTTCTTAGAGAGCTCTGTATCTTCTGATATATCCGGGGATCTATTTATTGCTTTCAATGCAACTGATCATCCAGAAACTGCAGTTTTACCCTTGCCTCCAGAAGGAATGTCATGGTACCGTTTAGTTGACACGGCTCTTCCATTTCCCGGCTTTTTCTCGACCAGTGGTGAAGTTGTCCCTGAGCAGACAGAAGGTTTGTTTACTTATCAAGTGAAGTCTTACAGCTGCACTTTGTTTGAGGCAAATAACAGGACcatttaa
- the LOC114400738 gene encoding elongation factor Tu, mitochondrial-like, whose protein sequence is MATLVLRNCSSTSRRLFPLTSQIHSSFSRSPLSPLVFTNDSASSSSSSTPNPWWRSMATFTRTKPHVNVGTIGHVDHGKTTLTAAITKVLADEGKAKAVAFDEIDKAPEEKKRGITIATAHVEYETAKRHYAHVDCPGHADYVKNMITGAAQMDGGILVVSAPDGPMPQTKEHILLARQVGVPSLVCFLNKVDAVDDPELLELVEMELRELLSFYKFPGDEIPIIRGSALSALQGTNDEIGRQAILKLMDAVDEYIPDPVRQLDKPFLMPIEDVFSIQGRGTVATGRVEQGIIKVGDEVEVLGLMQGGPLKTTVTGVEMFKKILDQGQAGDNVGLLLRGLKREDIQRGQVIAKPGSVKTSKKFEAEIYVLTKDEGGRHTAFFSNYKPQFYLRTADVTGKVELPENVKMVMPGDNVTAVFELISAVPLEAGQRFALREGGRTVGAGVVSKVLS, encoded by the exons ATGGCTACTCTCGTTCTCAGGAATTGCTCTTCCACTTCTCGGCGCCTCTTCCCTTTAACCTCTCAAATCCACTCTTCCTTCTCTCGTTCCCCTCTCTCCCCTCTCGTTTTCACCAACGACTccgcatcttcttcttcttcttccactccCAACCCCTGGTGGAGATCCATGGCCACTTTCACCAGAAC GAAACCTCACGTTAATGTCGGAACTATTGGACACGTGGATCATGGGAAGACCACGCTTACCGCGGCAATCACCAAG GTGCTTGCTGATGAAGGGAAGGCTAAGGCTGTGGCATTCGATGAAATCGATAAGGCTcctgaagagaagaagagaggaatCACGATTGCAACG GCACATGTGGAGTATGAGACTGCAAAACGACATTATGCTCATGTGGACTGCCCCGGACACGCGGATTATGTTAAA AATATGATTACCGGAGCTGCCCAGATGGATGGTGGTATACTTGTTGTATCTGCACCTGATGGACCGATGCCTCAAACCAAGGAGCACATTCTTCTTGCTCGCCAA GTTGGTGTGCCATCTCTGGTGTGTTTTCTGAATAAAGTTGATGCAGTTGATGATCCAGAGTTGTTAGAGCTTGTAGAAATGGAGCTCCGTG AGCTTCTGAGCTTCTACAAGTTCCCTGGAGATGAAATCCCTATCATTAGAGGTTCAGCATTGTCTGCTTTACAGGGTACAAATGATGAGATTGGAAGACAGGCCATCCTAAAATTAATGGATGCTGTTGATGAATACATTCCTGACCCTGTTCGCCAACTTGATAAGCCTTTTCTAATGCCCATTGAAGATGTATTTTCAATTCAG GGACGAGGAACAGTAGCCACTGGACGTGTTGAACAAGGGATCATTAAAGTTGGTGATGAAGTGGAGGTGTTGGGTCTAATGCAG GGTGGTCCTCTGAAAACAACAGTAACTGGAGTTGAGATGTTCAAGAAGATTTTGGATCAAGGACAA GCTGGTGATAACGTTGGTCTTCTTCTCCGTGGTCTGAAGCGTGAAGATATTCAACGTGGTCAG GTGATTGCCAAACCTGGTTCTGTAAAAACGTCCAAGAAATTTGAGGCAGAGATATATGTACTCACAAAGGATGAGGGTGGACGACACACTGCCTTCTTCTCTAACTACAAACCTCAGTTTTACTTGAGGACTGCTGATGTCACTGGAAAAGTAGAGTTGCCCGAAAATGTTAAAATGGTTATGCCTGGAGACAATGTTACTGCCGTGTTTGAATTGATTTCTGCAGTTCCACTTGAAGCAG GACAAAGATTTGCCTTGAGAGAAGGTGGTAGAACAGTTGGTGCCGGTGTGGTGTCAAAAGTACTGAGCTAG
- the LOC114400119 gene encoding uncharacterized protein LOC114400119 gives MVQSLCLMASHGYPPGLVLHPQVLGLPCATMKGYQTFFPSPVAKADLIRYQSRCLEPSPCEESMKSQNEWFDYNKFVNVDFSVERPMLIDDQANCSNAVLLGFGIVDQCTKRDEIINLLMSETAEAGIDGANLSLLSDLMKLQLSGIDETQQPLSSLIYPTSKFNILKPLLYFVQGSALSSKITVHPDGQMTFMGTAIELKDLLSVVAESYLSKCSRKGEKQSMLVPHFSWVNINELERNHSSTLKNQSTLTAPLKSPEKVKLKPSPRKNKKVGRERDLYKNSSHACETLLSLMVDKKQRRKTAILSLKKSGPELPELLTQFSAGIAGTGLAVLLSVMCNLACGRATFCAYSLFNTGFGFGLVWLSGAVNKLRATIVNISKNAGKLGLKEEEMLQKLDRSIRDIYYTAAALLAVVVLRLA, from the exons ATGGTGCAGAGTCTCTGTTTGATGGCTTCTCATGGTTACCCTCCTGGCCTTGTCTTGCACCCACAAGTACTGGGCTTGCCCTGCGCTACCATGAAG GGCTACCAAACATTCTTTCCTTCTCCAGTAGCAAAAGCAGACCTGATCAGATATCAGTCTCGTTGTCTTGAGCCAAGTCCATGTGAGGAGTCAATGAAATCTCAAAATGAATGGTTTGATTATAACAAGTTTGTCAATGTCGACTTCTCAGTTGAAAGGCCCATGCTTATTGATGACCAAG CAAACTGCTCAAATGCAGTTCTTCTTGGCTTTGGCATTGTTGACCAATGCACTAAGCGtgatgaaattataaatttactaATGTCTGAGACTGCCGAAGCAGGGATAGATGGAGCAAATTTATCTTTGTTATCAGACTTGATGAAATTGCAGTTGTCAGGCATTGATGAAACTCAGCAACCATTGTCATCTCTTATCTACCCAACTAGCAAATTCAACATCCTGAAGCCTTTGCTGTATTTTGTTCAAGGTTCAGCCCTTTCATCAAAGATCACGGTTCATCCAGATGGTCAAATGACATTTATGGGTACTGCAATTGAGTTGAAAGATCTTCTCTCTGTAGTTGCCGAGTCATACTTATCAAAATGCTCACGAAAGGGTGAAAAGCAATCTATGCTTGTTCCACACTTCAGTTG GGTGAATATCAATGAATTAGAGAGAAATCATTCCTCCACATTGAAGAATCAATCCACCTTAACTGCTCCTTTAAAGAG TCCTGAGAAAGTCAAACTCAAGCCATCAccaagaaagaacaagaaagtaGGCAGGGAAAGGGATCTCTACAAGAACTCTTCACATGCTTGTGAGACCCTTCTGTCCCTGATGGTTGACAAGAAGCAACGTCGTAAAACAGCAATTCTCTCACTGAAGAAATCCGGGCCTGAGCTTCCGGAGCTCCTGACACAATTTTCTGCTGGCATTGCCGGTACCGGCCTTGCAGTCCTGCTATCTGTGATGTGTAACCTAGCTTGTGGAAGGGCTACCTTTTGTGCTTATAGCTTGTTCAACACAGGGTTTGGATTTGGGTTGGTTTGGCTTTCTGGGGCTGTAAATAAGCTAAGGGCCACGATTGTCAACATCAGCAAGAATGCCGGAAAGTTGGGTTTGAAAGAAGAGGAAATGTTGCAGAAGCTGGATAGGAGCATAAGAGATATTTACTATACTGCTGCAGCCTTGCTAGCAGTGGTAGTGCTAAGGCTTGCTTGA
- the LOC114399025 gene encoding sm-like protein LSM2 produces the protein MLFFSYFKDLVGREVIVELKNDLAIKGTLHSVDQYLNIKLENTSVVNQEKYPHMLSVRNCFIRGSVVRYVQLPPEGVDIELLHDATRREARGG, from the exons ATG TTGTTCTTCTCGTACTTCAAGGATTTGGTGGGGAGGGAAGTAATCGTGGAGCTGAAGAACGATTTGGCCATCAAAGGAACATTGCATTCTGTTGATCAGTACCTCAACATCAAGCTCGAAAACACTAGCGTCGTCAATCAAGAAAAGTACCCTCACATG CTTTCTGTAAGAAACTGCTTCATCAGAGGTTCGGTAGTGAGATATGTGCAATTGCCTCCAGAAGGGGTGGACATTGAATTATTGCACGATGCCACAAGAAGAGAAGCCCGGGGCGGTTAG
- the LOC114400127 gene encoding mediator of RNA polymerase II transcription subunit 33B-like isoform X1: MDGTDWISPAANLALVEQQIKKILAATGVDVPSLDIDGNSPATLPLPLAAFVSLTITYKLDKATERFLALIAPAGSALASGCSWPSLPIVTSLWIQMVKRWSNYFVLSASSTVFHHNKDAIVQLLKSCFTSTLGLGYGSIYNNSGASALLGVPVYWRYHVID; the protein is encoded by the exons ATGGATGGAACTGACTGGATTAGCCCTGCTGCAAATTTAGCTCTTGTTGAGCAACAGATAAAGAAAATCTTAGCAGCCACAGGTGTCGATGTCCCAAGCCTTGATATAG ATGGGAATTCTCCAGCTACACTTCCTTTGCCTTTGGCAGCTTTTGTAAGCCTCACAATTACATATAAACTTGACAAAGCCACTGAACGATTCCTTGCACTGATTGCCCCTGCTGGGAGTGCCCTTGCTTCTGGTTGTTCCTGGCCCTCCTTGCCCATTGTGACGTCTTTGTGGATCCAGATGGTGAAGCGTTGGAGTAACTACTTCGTGCTCTCTGCTTCCAGCACTGTTTTCCACCACAACAAGGATGCTATAGTTCAACTACTTAAAAGTTGCTTCACATCCACCCTTGGGCTAGGCTATGGCAGCATTTATAATAACAGTGGTGCCAGTGCCCTCCTCGGTGTACCGGTCTATTGGAGATATCACGTTATTGATTGA
- the LOC114400127 gene encoding mediator of RNA polymerase II transcription subunit 33B-like isoform X2, protein MDGTDWISPAANLALVEQQIKKILAATGVDVPSLDIATLPLPLAAFVSLTITYKLDKATERFLALIAPAGSALASGCSWPSLPIVTSLWIQMVKRWSNYFVLSASSTVFHHNKDAIVQLLKSCFTSTLGLGYGSIYNNSGASALLGVPVYWRYHVID, encoded by the exons ATGGATGGAACTGACTGGATTAGCCCTGCTGCAAATTTAGCTCTTGTTGAGCAACAGATAAAGAAAATCTTAGCAGCCACAGGTGTCGATGTCCCAAGCCTTGATATAG CTACACTTCCTTTGCCTTTGGCAGCTTTTGTAAGCCTCACAATTACATATAAACTTGACAAAGCCACTGAACGATTCCTTGCACTGATTGCCCCTGCTGGGAGTGCCCTTGCTTCTGGTTGTTCCTGGCCCTCCTTGCCCATTGTGACGTCTTTGTGGATCCAGATGGTGAAGCGTTGGAGTAACTACTTCGTGCTCTCTGCTTCCAGCACTGTTTTCCACCACAACAAGGATGCTATAGTTCAACTACTTAAAAGTTGCTTCACATCCACCCTTGGGCTAGGCTATGGCAGCATTTATAATAACAGTGGTGCCAGTGCCCTCCTCGGTGTACCGGTCTATTGGAGATATCACGTTATTGATTGA